A window from Carassius gibelio isolate Cgi1373 ecotype wild population from Czech Republic chromosome B3, carGib1.2-hapl.c, whole genome shotgun sequence encodes these proteins:
- the LOC127952864 gene encoding very-long-chain enoyl-CoA reductase-like, with the protein MDALALEAKGAKSESAGASAPPKPRPKPPQKAKRIVYFEVEIQDVKTREKLLLLDKVEPTATILDIKALFHKSHPHWYPARQSLCLDPKGKPLRDEDILQELPVGTTTTFYFRDLGAQIAWGTVFLMECIGPLVIYLLFYFRLPLIYAPKYEFTASRHLVVHIACVCHSFHYGKRILETLFVHRFSHGTMPFRNIFKNCSYYWCSAAWMAYYINHPLYTPPYYGETQVKAALGIFLFCQLGSFSIHMALRNLKLSGCKVKKIPYPTKNPFTWIFALVSCPNYTYELGSWLGFTLMTQCVPVLFFTVVGFVQMTVWAKGKHRSYLKEFKHYPTLRSPILPFIL; encoded by the exons ATGGATGCATTGGCTTTAGAGGCAAAAGGGGCTAAGAGTGAAAGCGCAGGAGCTTCGGCACCCCCCAAACCGAGACCAAAACCCCCCCAGAAAGCAAAACGAATTGTTTACTTCGAGGTGGAGATACAAGATGTCAAAACCCGGGAAAAACTACTGCTTCTGGATAAG GTAGAGCCAACAGCCACTATTTTGGACATTAAGGCTTTGTTCCACAAATCAC ATCCGCACTGGTATCCTGCCAGACAGTCTTTATGCCTCGACCCAA AGGGAAAACCCTTAAGAGATGAGGATATCCTTCAGGAGCTTCCTGTGGGAACCACTACAACCTTCTACTTCAGAGACTTGGGCGCCCAGATTGCTTGGGGAACT GTGTTCCTTATGGAGTGCATTGGACCACTTGTCATATATCTGCTGTTTTATTTTCGACTGCCTTTAATCTACGCTCCCAAGTACGAGTTCACCGCCAGTAGGCATTTGGTTGTGCA TATTGCCTGTGTGTGTCATTCCTTCCACTATGGGAAGCGAATCTTGGAGACGTTGTTCGTCCATCGCTTCTCCCACGGCACCATGCCATTTCGCAACATCTTTAAA AACTGTTCCTATTACTGGTGCTCTGCTGCATGGATGGCTTATTACATCAATCACCCTCTCTACACACCGCCAT ATTATGGGGAGACGCAGGTGAAAGCAGCACTGGGAATCTTCCTA TTCTGTCAGCTTGGCAGCTTCTCGATTCACATGGCTCTGCGCAATCTCAAACTATCTG GCTGTAAGGTGAAGAAGATTCCTTATCCAACCAAAAATCCTTTTACATGGATATTTGCACTTGTTTCGTGCCCAAACTACACATACGAG CTGGGTTCTTGGCTGGGCTTCACACTCATGACCCAGTGTGTCCCGGTCTTGTTCTTCACTGTGGTGGGATTCGTACAGATGACGGTTTGGGCCAAAGGAAAGCATCGCAGCTACCTGAAGGAGTTCAAACATTACCCCACACTGCGCTCCCCAATTCTGCCCTTCATCCTATAG